The DNA window CCGGACCCCCGCGCGCAGCAGGGCCGGGTAGACGGCCGCCCCGGAGGCCCAGACCCAGCGGGGGTGCCCGGCGGCCTCGCGGGCGGCCACCGCGGCGGCCAGGTCTGCCGCCGGCTCGGCCGGGCCGGCGGGCCGGCCGTCGGCGCCGAGCGGCTGCAGCACGCCGCCGCCCCGCTCGTCCGACACCACCGCCACCAGCACAGGCGCGATTCTGCCTCGCCCCTGCGACACTCCCCGCGCCCCGGGCCCGCCCGGCGGCCTCTCACCCGGCAATAGTGGCCATTCCGGGTCGAATGACCACTATTGCCGTGAATCTGCGCGCTCGCCGAGGGTCCGGCGTCCGCGCTATTTGCTGACGCCGGCCGTCAGGCCGGACTGGACCTGCCGCTGGAACACGATGTACACGATCAGGACCGGCAGCATCGCCATCGTCACGCCGGCGAACAGGCCGCTCCAGTCGGACCGGTAGCCCTGGTTGACCGACAGCTCGATCAGCCCCTGGGCGATCACCTGGTTCTTCGGCTCCCCCGCCACCGACTGCATCAGCAGCGTCGGCAGGTACCACTGGTTCCACTGACCGAGCACGTTGAAGATGCCGATGCTGATCAGGCCGGGCCTGGCCATCGGCAGCATGACGCTGAAGAACAGCCGGGTGTGCGAGGCGCCATCCACCAGCGCGGCCTCGGCGATCGAGTCGGGCAGCGTCTGGAAGAACGAGTGCATGAAGAAGATCGTGAACGACAGCGACCAGGCCACGTACACCAGGATCAGCATGAAGTGCCGGTTCGGGCCCAGCAACGGCAGGACGATGCCCATGTTGTAGACGCCCTTGAACAGCGGCACCGCGGCGAGGTAGATGGGCAGCGTCAGGCCGGACAGGAACATGTAGTAGATCAGCCGGTTGCCGCGGAACTCGTACCGGGCGAGCACGTACGCGGCCATCGAGCCGAGCAGCATCGTCAGGAAGACGCTGCCGGCCAGGACCAGCACCGTGTTCAGGAAGAACGCGCCGAGGTGGCCCGCTCCCCAGGCCCGGGAGAAGTTGTCCCAGTGCAGCCGGTCCGGGATCAGCGACAGCGGCTCCCGGATGACCTCCGAGTCGGACTTGAACGCCGACATCACCACCCACAGCAGCGGGTAGATCACCATCACGGCCCACACCACCAGGAACAGGTGGGAGAAGCCGGCGAAGACGCGCCCGCCAAGGTTGCGGCCGGCACCGGGCCGCGCCGTACGCCCTCCGGGCGGAGTCCTCCGGTCGGTGCGGGTCGATCCCTCGGACGGATGGGTCACCGTGCTCATCGTCCAGCCCCCTTCAGAACTCGATCCGCTCACGGCGGGTGATCCGCAGCTGCAACGCGGCCAGCAGGATGGTGAAGATCGCCAGCGCCACGCCCATCGCGCACGCGTAGCCGAACTGGCCCTTCTGGAACGCCGTGAAGTTCAGCACGGACGCGAAGATCTCGCTGGCGTGGTTGGGGCCGCCCTGGCTGGGCGTCATCACGAAGACCAGGGCGTACATGTCCAGCGCGATGAAGCCGAGGTACACCCAGGCCACCGAGACGGTGTCGCGCAGCAGCGGCAGCGTGATGCGGAAGAACGTGTGGAAGGGGCCGGCGCCGTCGAGGAGGGCGGCCTCGTAGATGTCTCTCGGGATCGACTGCATCGCGGCCGAGAACAGCACCATGTAGAAGCCGGCGCCGCTCCAGACCGCGATCAGCAGCAGCCACCAGAGCACCGCGGGCACGCCGAGGAAGGGCTCGGGGTCGGCGGTGAAGGCGATCGGGTTGTCCGGGTCGACCAGGCCGATCTTCATCAGTACGCCGTTGATCAGGCCCTGGCTGTCGGAGCGGTAGATCTGCTGCCACATCACGGCGACGACGACGAGCGACAGTACCTGCGGGAAGAAGAAGATGACCTTGTAGAGGCCGGAGCCGAACACGCCCCGGACGCCGGCCCTGTCCTCGCGTCCGCCCACGTTGAGCAGGAACGCGAGGAACAGGGCCAGCGCGATCGTGAACAGCGGCACGGTGACCAGGAAGAACACGTTGTGCCAGAACGCCTTCCTGATGAGCTCGTCGGAGAGCAGCCGGACGTAGTTGTCCAGCCCCACGAACTCCTGCCTGTCGGAGTAGCCGCCCCAGTCGGTCAGCGAGTAACCGGCCGCCTGGGCGAAGGGCCACACCACGTAGAAGAGGTACAGCGCGACGGGCAGGGCCAGGAAGCCCGTGACGAACCGCGCGACACCGTGCCGCATCTCACTCACATCCTCGTTCGACTCGGCGGTTTTCGTTCCGCCGTCAGGCGTCCCGGGTCTGCTTCTTGACCGACGGGTCCTTGGCGATCTTGTCGGCGGCCGCCTGCATCTTGTCGACGAACCCCTGCGCGGTGAGCCGGCCGGCCATCAGCTCCTCGGAGAGGTTCTGGCTCTCCTTGTCCAGGTCGGCGTAGAAGTCCCAGAACTTGGTCTTGATCAGGTCCTTGGGGGCGTTCTTCATCAGCTCGTTGGCGGTGGCCAGGGCCGAGTCCTGCACGCCGTCGCCGGAGCCCTTGGTGGAGGCGAGCGACTTGGTCAGCTCGGCGAACTTCGCGGAGCCGGACTTGGAGAGGATGGCCCGGATGAGCTCCTTGGCCGCCGCCTTGTTCGGGGCCTTGCTCGGCACCACCAGGCCCTCGCCGGCGCCGGCGAAGACGTCCTTGGGCGCCTTGTCGGTGGCGCCCAGGCCCCAGTAGTCCGACAGCTTCATCTCGAAGCCCGGCGGGATGGTCGCCGCCATCTCGTTCTTCAGCCAGGTGCCGACCTGGATGAACGCCGCCCTGCCGTCGAGCCAGGCCTGCTGGGACTGGGTGTGGTTGAGGTTGCCCGGCAGCAGCAGCTTGTCCTTGACCAGCTTCTCCCACGCCTGCAGCGCGGGCAGGATCCCGTCCGCCTTCCAGGCGTTCTCCTTCAGGTTGTCGATGTCGACGACCGCCTGCTTGCCGGCGGACTTCCAGATCGTCGCCATCAGCGCCCAGCGCGGGTAGTAGCCGTGCACCGCGTCGTGCACGTACGGCGCGATGCCCTTGGCCTTGATCTTCGGCGCGAGGGCGAAGAACTCGTCGAACGTCTTCGGCGGCTCCCAGCCCTCCTTGGCGAACAGGGCGCCGTTGTACCAGTTGCCCCACACCGTGAAGGCGACGTTGACCACGAAGAACTTGCCCTGGAACGTGCCGTCGGCCACGGTGCCGGGCAGCAGGGTGTCGGCGACCGTGCCCTCACCGTCCCAGGCCGGGGCGGTCAGCAGGTCGTCCAGCGGCTCGATGGCGCCCTCGTTGACCAGGGTGCTGATGTCCATGATGTCGGCGCCCGAGTTCATGATGAGGTCACTCGGCTGCGTCGCCATCTTGGGCTGCTCTTCGGTCTTGATCTTCTGCGTCGAGCTCATGTTGACGGTGACGTTCGGGTGCTTGGCGTTGAAGACGGCCTTGTCCTCCTTGGCCCACTGGTCGCCGAGGCCGCCGTTGAAGATCACCACCTTGACGGCGCTGCCGTCCTTGATGCCGAACGGGTTGTCCTTGCTCTTGGTGCCACCGGCCTCGTCGGACTTGCTGGGCTCGCTGCCCGCGCAGGCGCTGAGCAGGCCGGCGGCCGGGGTGACGAGCAGGCCCGCGGCGGCGGCGCGGCGCAGCAGGCTCCGGCGGCTGAGGTCGGCCGCGTTCTCGGGGGTAACGGACATCGTCGTCTCTCCTTGTGGTGGTCGGGTCAGGCAGTACGCCGGAGGTTCCCGGCGTATGGGACTCGAGGACGAAGCTGTGCTCGTCGGCCGCTGGTCATGTGCTCGCTCCCTTCGCGGCCTTGTGCCCGTCGACGGCCCGGGCGGTGCGCCGGAAGGCCGCGTGGGCGCGGTCGTGGGTGCGCTGGGCGACGGCGATGTAGAGCAGGTCGAGCACGACGAGTTGCGGGTGCCGGGCCGACAGGGCGTCGGGCCGGAAGGTGGTCGCCTGGCTGGCGGTGACCAGCACGACGTCGGCCAGCTCGGCCAGCGGCGAGCGGGGGAAGCCGGTGAGCGCCACCGTGGTCGCGCCGTGGCTGCCGGCCTCGGCGAGCATCTCGATGGTCTCCCGGGTCTGTCCGGTGTGCGAGATGCCCAGCGCCACGTCGCCGGGGCCCAGCAGGGCGGCGCTGGCCAGCCCCTCGTGCACGTCGCTCCACGCCCAGGCGGCCACCCCGATGCGGTGCAGGCTGAACTGCATCTCCTCGCCGACCAGCGCGGAACCGGAGGTGCCGAAGATGTTGACCCGGCTGGCGCCGGCGATGGCCACCGCGACCCGCTCCACCTCGGCGAGGTCGAGCAGCGCGGCGGTGTCGTGCATGGCCCGGGTGTCGGCGGCCATGAGCTGGCCGAGTACCCGTTCCAGGGGGTCACCCGGCTGGATCTCGCGCCCGATGTCGACGGTCCAGCCGGCGGCGCGGACCCGGCCGGTCTCGGCGGCGATGCCGAGCCGCAGGTCGGCGTACCCCTCGAAGCCCATCGCCCGGCAGAACCGGGTGACGGTGGCCGGCGAGGTGCCGCTGCGCTCGGCCAGCTCCACGATGGTCGCCCGCGCGGCGCCCGCCGGGTCGCTGAGCACGTGCTCGGCGACCCGGCGCAGCGCACCGGTCAGGTCCGCCGCGCCGGCCCGGACCCTGGCGAGCACGCCCTCGGTCGGCAGCGCGCCCCGCCGGTCGACCGCCTCGGCGTCGACCACCGCGGTCCCCGCCGCGGTGTCGACCTCGTGGTCAACCATCGACGCCCTTTCACAAAAGAGTGTTAACTGTTAGTGGTAAAATTTCTTACTAAAGGGCCCCCTCTGTCAAGGCCGTGGTCGAAGTTTTCAAACTGTTACCTGGCGTACCGCCGCCGGGCCGGCCCGGGATCTTGCCCCACGCGACCGGGTCGACCAGCATGAATCCGCCCGCCAGCAGCGCTCCAGGGAGGCCAGCCGGATGTCCGACACCGTCGTGGTCGGTCTCGACGTCGGGGGTACGTCCACCCGGGCGGCCGCCCTGACCCTGACCGGGCAACGCCTCGGCACCGGCCGGGCCGGCGGGGGCAACCCCACCAGCCACGGCGCCGAGCGGGCCGCCGCGGAGATCGGGGCCGCCCTGCGCGGCGCCGTGGCCGACGTGGATCCGGCCCGGGTACGCGCCGGCGCCATCGGGCTGGCCGGCGCCGGCCGGCTGCACGCCGACCCCGACGGGCGGGCCGCGTTCGACCGGGCCTGGCGCGACGCCGGCCTGCGCTGCCCGTACGCGGTGCACGGCGACGCCCTCGTCGCGTACGCCTCTGGCACCGCGAGCCCGGACGGCACGGTGCTGATCGCGGGCACCGGCGCGATCGCCGCCCAGGTTCGCGACCTGCGGCTGGACCGCGCCGCGGACGGGCACGGCTGGCTGCTCGGCGACGCCGGCTCGGGGTTCTGGCTGGGCCGCGAGGCGGTCCGCCGGCTCCTGGCCGACCTGGACCAGGGGCGTCAACCGGGTGCCCTGGGAACCCGACTGCTCACGGAGCTGCTCGGCTCCGACCGGGTGGCCGCCCGGCCCCGGGACACGGTGGACGCGCTGGTCCAGGCCGTCACCTGCCGCGCGCCCGTCGAGCTGGCCCGGCTCGCGCCGCTGGTGGTGGCCGCCGCCGTCGACGCGGAGCCGGTCGCCGTCGGGCTGATCGGGGCGGCCGCCGGCCACCTCGCCGACAGCGCCGCGCGGATCCGGCCGGCCGACGCGGTCGAGCCGGTGGTCGTCGGCGGCGGCCTGCTCACGGCGGACACCCCGCTGGCCACCGCCGTGTGCGCGGAGCTGGCCCGGCGCTGGCCCGGCGCCCCGTTGAGCACCGCGGGCGACGGCGCCGCGGCGGCGGCCTGGCTCGCCGCCCGGGACCTGCCCGAGGTCACCGACCCGGCCGCCCTGCACGCGCTGCTGGTGCCGCCGGCCGCCTGACAGGCGAGCGGCCGGCGTGGTGAGGATCGCCCCCGCTCCCCGCGGCGGCGCCGCTCCCCGTGTCCCCGGCGCTCGACCGCGTGCCGCCCGTCGCCGGGCGGCACTCCCCCGTCGGCCCGACCCGACCATGGTGGCAGCCCCGCCGGTCCCAGCCCGCGATGCTGGACGTCCATGGACGATCCTGGACGGGGCGTGGCACCATGCCCTCGTGCGTCCCGAGCCCCGCAACAGGTCCGAACCGGACGCCGCGGGGACGGAGCGCGAGCTGCTGGCGGAGCTGAACGCGCTGCGCGTCCGGGCTGGCCGGGCGCGCGGCAAGGCCCGGCTGTCGCTACAGGACCTGGCGAGCGCGACCGGCGTGCCGCGCAGCAGCCTCGCCAACTACCTGGCCGGCCGCACGGTCATGCCGCTCGACGTGCTCGACCGGCTGCTGCTGGCCCTCGGCGTGGACCCCGCGGAGGCAGGCGGCTGGGCGACGCGCTGGGAGCGGCTCGCCGGGCAACGACTCGACAGCGCGGCCGCCGACCGCGACCCGCGTGTCACCGCACCGCGGCGGCCCTGCCCGCCCGCCGAGCCGGCGCTGCCGGTGCCCGCCCAACTGCCACCCGTCACGAGTGCCTTCGCCGGTCGTCGCCGCGCCCTGGCGGCGCTCGACGAGCTGCTCTCCGAGGTGGAGGCGAACCCGTGCGCCCCCATGATCGCCGTGGTCACCGGGACCTCCGGCGTGGGCAAGACGACCCTGGCGACTTACTGGGCGCACCGGGTCCGCGCCCACTTCCCCGACGGGCAGCTCTACGTCAACCTGCGGGGCTTCGACCCGGCGAAGGCGCCCGTCCCGCCCGCGGAGGCGGTCCGCGGCTTCCTGGACGCCTTCGAGGTGCCCCGGCACCGGGCTCCGACCGGCCCGGACGCGCAGACCAACCTTTTCCGCAGCCTGCTGACGGGCCGGCGCGTGCTCCTGGTGCTGGACAACGCCCGCGACGCCGACCAGGTCCGTCCGCTGCTGCCCGGCTCGTCCGGCTGCCTGGTCCTGGTGACCAGCCGCAGCCAGCTCCCCGGCCTGATCGCCGTCGAGGGCGCGCGGTGCGTCCCGGTGGGGCTGCTGGGCGCCGAGGAGTCCCGCGCCCTGCTCGCCGGCCGGCTCGGCGAGCACCGGGTGGCCGCGGAGCCAGCGGCCGTCGACGAGATCGTCGAGCGGTGCGCCGGCCTGCCCCTGGCCCTCGCGGTCGTCGCCGCCCGCGCCGCGACCCAGCCACACTTCCCGCTGGCCACCATCAGCGCCGAGCTGCGGGAGTCCCCCCGCCGACTGGACCCGCTCGCCGGCACCGACCCCGGCATCGACGTACGGGCCGTCCTGTCCTGGTCGTACGCGCACGTCGGCGCCCCGGCCGCCCGGCTGTTCCGGCTGTTCGGGCTGGCCCCCGGCCCCGACATCGGCACGGCCGCCGTGGCCAGCCTCGCCGGTGCCGCGGTGCCCGAGGTCCGCCCGCTGCTGGCCGAACTCGTCGGCGCGCACCTGGTCACCGAGCACCGGCCCGGCCGCTTCACCTGCCACGACCTGCTGCGCGCGTACGCCCGGGAACTGGCCGACGCGGACCCGGCACCCGACCGGCGGGCGGCGACCCGCCGGGTGCTCGACCACTACCTGCACACCGCGCACGCCGCCGAGGAGCCCCTGAAGCCGCCCCGGGGGCCGATCGCGCTCGCCGACCCGGCGCCCGGGGTGACCCCCGAACAGATCGACGACCGGGCCGGCGCGCTGGCCTGGTTCGCCGCCGAGCACCGGGTGCTGGTCGCCGCCGTCGAACACGCCGCCGACGCCCGGTACGACGCGCACGCCTGGCAGCTCGCCGCCGCCTGCGTCAGCTTCTTCGACCTGCGGGGGCACTGGCACACCTGGACGAACACCCAGCAGGTCGCCCTGCGGGCCGCCCGCCGGCTCGGCGACCGGGCCGCCGAGGCCCACGTGCAGCGCTTCCTCGGCGGCGCCGCCACCCGGCTCGGCCGGTTCCTCGACGCCCGCGTCCACCAGTCGCGGGCGCTGGAGTTGTTCGGCGAGCTGGGTGACCCGGTCAACCAGGCGTTCGCGCACCGCGGCCTGGGTTGGATCGCCGAGCGGCTCGGCGACCACCGCACCGCGCTGGACCACGATTTGCGGGCCCTAAAGCTGTTCCGGCGCACCGGCCACCGCGTCGGCGAGGCGTACACCCTCAACTCGGTCGGCTGGTGCCACGCGCAGCTCGGCGACCACCGGCAGGCGATCGGACACTGCGAGCGGGCCCTGGCCCTGCTCGACGAGCTGGGTGACCTGGCCGGCGTCGCCATGACGCTGGACAGCCTCGGCTACGCCCACCGCCTGCTTGGCGGGCACGCCCGGGCCGCCGAGCTGTACCGGCGGGCGCAGGAGCTGTTCGTGACGCTCGGCGACCGGCACGGGGAGGCCGAGGCCGGCGCGAACCTCGGCGACACCCTGCGCGAGGCCGGCGACCACGAGGGCGCGGCCGCCGCGTGGCGGCACGCGCTGGCCATCCTCGACGACGTCGGCGACCCGAAGGCCGACCGGGTCCGGGCCAGCCTCGACGAGCTGATCTGCGCCGAGCTGGACCCGGAACGACCAGGGACCGGACGGAGCTGACCGCCGGCTACTTGAGCTGACCGGCGGTCAGGCCGGACTGGACCTGGCGCTGGAACGCCACGTACACCAGCAGCACCGGCAGCACGGCGATGGTGAGGCCGGCGAAGAGCTGGGCGTAGTCGCCCGCGTAGCCCTGGCTGACCGACAACGCGGCCAGGCCCTGGGCCAGCATCCACTTCGAGTCGTCGCCCTGCAACAGCACCTGCGGCAGCAGGAACTGGTTCCAGTGGCTGAGGAAGTTGAAGATCGCCACGCTGATCATCCCCGGGCGGGCCATCGGCAGCATCACCCGGAAGAACAGCCGGAAGTGGCCGCAGCCGTCGACCAGCGCCGCCTCCGCCACCGACGTGGGCAGGGTGCGGAAGAACGCGGTGAGGAAGAAGACCGTGAACGGCAGCGAGTACGCGGCGTAGACCAGGACCAACCCCGTCCAGGTGCCGAACAGCCCGGCGTTGCGCACGACGAAGAACAGCGGCACCAGGGCCAGGAAGACCGGGAACATCAGGCCGCCGACGAACAGGTAGTAGGCGAGCTGCCGGCCCCGGAACTCGTACCGGGCGAAGACGTACGCGGCGGTGGCGCCCATCAGCATGGTGAGGGCGACCGAGCCGGTGACGACGATCGCGCTGTTGAGGAAGTACCGGCCGATGTGCGCCGTGGTCCACGCCCGGGCCCAGTTGTCGAACCGCAGCTCGCCGGGCAGCCCCCACGGGTCGGCCAGGATCTCCGCGTTGCTCTTGAACGAGCTGAGGAACATCCACAGCAGCGGCAGCACGGTCAGCGCGCCCCAGAACAGCAGGAAGCCGTGCGAGAGGGCGTTCACCACGCCCAGGTCGCGGCGGACGGCCCGGTCCGCACCGGCGGCCCGGCCCCGGTCGGCGGCGACGCCGGAGGGCTTGTCGAGGGTGGTCACGACAGTTCGATCCGTTCCCGTCGGCCGACCCGCAGCGCCAGCACGGCCACCGACAGGGTCAGGAAGAACATCACCACGCCGATCGCCGACGCGTAGCCGAACTTGGTCTCGCTGCCGAACGCGGTGTCGTACAGGCGCACGCCGATGACGTCGGAGGAGAAGTTGGGGCCGCCGTTGGTCATCAGCTGGACCAGGATGAACCCGTCCAGCGCGGCGATGGCCAGGTAGATCCAGGCGACCTGCACGGTGTCCCAGAGCAGCGGAATGGTGATCCGGCGCAGTGTCGCCCAGCGGGACGCGCCGTCGAGCAGCACCGCCTCGTAGATCTCCCGGGGGATCGCCGACATGGCGGCGCCGAAGAGCACCACGTAGAACCCGACGTTGGCCCAGACCATCACCGCCAGCACGCACCAGAACGCGAAGCGCGGGTCCCCGAGCCAGGGCGGGGCGGGCAGCCCGACCGCGCGCATGATGCCGTTGAGCAGGCCGGCGTTGGGCTGGTAGACCTCCTTCCACAGCGCCGCGATGATCACCACCGAGAGCACCTGCGGGAAGAAGTACACGGTGCGGTAGAACGCGCTGCCACGTACCCCGGTGACCCCGGCCCGGCCCCGGCGTCCGCCCATGCTGAGCATGGTGGCGAAGAACAGGCCGAACACGATGGTCAGCACCGGCAGCACGACGAGCAGGATCGCATTGTTCTTCAACGCGTTCCAGACGTACTCGTCGTGCCACATGGCCCGGAAGTTGGCCAGGCCCACCGGGTTGGCCTCCGCCGAGTAGCCCAGCCAGTCGGTGGTGGAGATCTGGAACGCCTGCAGGTACGGCGAGACGACGAAGACGACGTACAGCAGCAGCGGCGGCACCAGGAAGGTGACGATCAGCGGGTACTTGCCGTGTTTCATTGGCCTACTCTCCAGCGGCGGCCGGGCGGGGCGGCGCCCCGCCCGGCCGGGGGTGTCAGGCGGCCCGCTTGTACTTCTTGATGGAGCTGTCCTGCGCGATCGAGTCGGCGCCCTTCTGGCACTGGTCCAGGAACTCCGCCGGGCCGATGCGCCCGCTGAAGAACTCGCCGCACGCGGCGTCGACGAGGTTGCGCTCCAGCTTGCGGTAGTAGTTGTTGTAGACCCAGTTGAAGCCGTTGGTCCCGGACGCGTCCAGCGCCCTGACCACGGTGGTGAGCCCGAACGGCAGCTCCACGCCCTCGGCGGCGCCGGCCACCACGGTGAGGCTGGCGACCTTCTTCGTGAAGTCCTGGGCGCCCTTCTTGGACAGCATGGTCCGGAAGTAGTCCAGGCCGCCCGCGACGTTCTTCGCCTTGGCCGGCACCATGAACGGCTCGCCGGCGGTGCCGCGGACCGCCTCGAACGGCAGCTTGTCGCCGCTGCCCAGGCTCGGGGTCGGCGCCACGGTCATGTTGAACCCGGCCGGGGTGACCGACTTCTGCTCGTTCTCCAGCCAGGATCCGCAGGAGATGAAGGCGGCCTTGCCCTGGCACCACGCGGTCTGCGACTGGACGTGGTCCAGCCCGGGCGTGCCGTCGAGGATGAACTTGTCCTTGACGATCTGGTGCCAGGCGTCGGCAGCGGCCTTCATCGCGTCGGACTTCCAGGCGTTGGGCTCCAGGTTGTCGATCGCGAGGGCCACCGAGGGGCCGCCGAACTTGATCGCGGTGGAGATCACCGGCCAGCTCATGTAGCGGGGGTGCTTGCCCGCGTACGTCCAGGGGGCGATGCCGGCGGCCTTGATCTTCTTGCACAGGGCGATGTGCTCGTCCCAGGTCTTCGCGTACTCCCAGCCGCGGTCGGCGAAGAGCTTGGTGGAGTGCCAGATGCCGTACACGGTGTAGGTGTAGTTCATCACCAGGAACGTGCCGTCGTACGAGCCGACCTCCACCGTGCCCGGCAGCAGCGTCTCCTTGACGGTCTTGCCGGGGATGTCGAGGCTCGGGGCGGAGAGCAGCTCGCCGAGGTCGGCGAGGGCGTTCTGGGAGACCAGGCCGTTGAAGTCGATCTGGTCCTTGCCGGAGTTGTTGACCACGTCCGGCGGGGTGCCGTCGACGAACCGCGGCTGGAGGGTCTTGGCGATCTCCTGGGTGGCCGAGTGTTTGATCTTCGCCTTCGGGTACCGCTCGGTGTACATGGCCTCGTGGGCCTTGGCGTAGTCCTCGCCGAACCCGCCGTTGAAGATCATGACCTCCAGCGGGGCGTCCTCCTTCACGCCCAGCGGGTTCTGCTCGCTCTTCGTGCCCTTGTACACCTCGGTGCCGCCCTTGTCGCCACCGCCGGAGGTGGCGCAGCCGGCGAGCAGGCCGGCGGCGGGGGTGGCCAGCAGGCCGGCGGCGGCGCTGCGCCGCAGGATGTCGCGCCTGTTCATGCTCTCTCCTCGAGTCGTTCCGGGCGGCCGACGGACAGTGGGGGGTGACGGCCGCCGCGCGAGGGGCGGGGGATCTGTCGCAAGTCTTCAGTTCACAGAATGTTACTGAAGAATTTCTACGGCAGGACCGCGCCGACTTCAAGACCGGACCACCGAACCGTTATCGTCCCCGGTCACCCGGCGCTCGCATAACCTGATCCCATGCGCCGCCTCCGGCAGCTCGCCGAGCGCACGCCGGCCACGCGGGAGCGCTACGTCGACCTGCTACGCGCGATCGCGATCGCGTTGGTCGTCGCCGGCCACTGGGCCGCCACGGTCATCGGGCGGGACGCGACGGGCCGGCCCACCGGCCACTCGGTGCTGCAGGACCTGCCGTGGGCGTACCCGCTGACCTGGGCGGCACAGGTGCTGCCGGTCTTCTTCCTCGTCGGCGGGTACGCCAACGCCGCCTCCCTCGTCTCCCACCGGTCCCGCGGCGGCGACGCCACCGGCTGGCTGCTCGACCGCAGCGCCCGGCTGGTCCCGCCGACGACGGTCCTGCTGCTGGTGCTCGCCGTCGGCGCGGCCGGGGCCCGTCTGTGGGACGTCGACCCGGCGTTCGTCCGTACCGCCGTCTGGACCGCCACGATCCCGCTGTGGTTCCTCGTGCCGTACCTGGCCGCCGTGGCCCTCACCCCGCCCATGCACGCGCTGCACCGCCGCTTCGGGCTGGCCGTGCCGGTCGCGCTGGTGGCCCTGGTCGCCCTCGGCGACCTGGGCCGGCTGCTCGGCCCGGCGGCCCTGGCCAACGGCAACAACCTGGCCGGCTGGCTCGCCGTCCACCAGGTCGGCTTCGCCTGGTACGACGCCCACGCCCGCCCCGGCGACCCGGCCTCCGGACGCCCCGGGACGGCCGGACGGCGCCGGCCCCTGCCCACCTCCCGGCGGTTCGCGGCGACCCTGCTGGCCGGCGGCCTCGGCGCGCTGCTGCTGCTCACCACCGTCGGGCCGTACCCGGTCTCCATGCTGCACCTGCCCGGCCAGCGGCTGCAGAACGACGGGCCGCCGAGCCTCGCGCTGCTCGCCCTGGCCGCCGCTCAGCTCGGGCTGATCCTGCTGCTGCGGGAGCCGGCCCGGCGCTGGCTGCGCCGACCGGGGCCATGGCAGGCGGTGATCGCCGTCAACGCCGTGGTGCTGACCGTCTTCCTGTGGCACCTCACCGCCGTGCTGCTGCTGGTCGGCCTGCTGGACGCGGCCGGGGCGCTGCCCACGCCGCCGGTCGCCTCGGCGGCCTGGTTCGCCTGGCGGGTGCCGTGGCTGCTGATGCTCGCCGTGCTGCTGGCCGGGCTGGTCGCCGTGTTCGGCCCCGTCGAGGCGCGCGCCGGGCGGCGCCGCCGGCC is part of the Micromonospora olivasterospora genome and encodes:
- a CDS encoding carbohydrate ABC transporter permease, whose amino-acid sequence is MSTVTHPSEGSTRTDRRTPPGGRTARPGAGRNLGGRVFAGFSHLFLVVWAVMVIYPLLWVVMSAFKSDSEVIREPLSLIPDRLHWDNFSRAWGAGHLGAFFLNTVLVLAGSVFLTMLLGSMAAYVLARYEFRGNRLIYYMFLSGLTLPIYLAAVPLFKGVYNMGIVLPLLGPNRHFMLILVYVAWSLSFTIFFMHSFFQTLPDSIAEAALVDGASHTRLFFSVMLPMARPGLISIGIFNVLGQWNQWYLPTLLMQSVAGEPKNQVIAQGLIELSVNQGYRSDWSGLFAGVTMAMLPVLIVYIVFQRQVQSGLTAGVSK
- the ngcE gene encoding N-acetylglucosamine/diacetylchitobiose ABC transporter substrate-binding protein yields the protein MSVTPENAADLSRRSLLRRAAAAGLLVTPAAGLLSACAGSEPSKSDEAGGTKSKDNPFGIKDGSAVKVVIFNGGLGDQWAKEDKAVFNAKHPNVTVNMSSTQKIKTEEQPKMATQPSDLIMNSGADIMDISTLVNEGAIEPLDDLLTAPAWDGEGTVADTLLPGTVADGTFQGKFFVVNVAFTVWGNWYNGALFAKEGWEPPKTFDEFFALAPKIKAKGIAPYVHDAVHGYYPRWALMATIWKSAGKQAVVDIDNLKENAWKADGILPALQAWEKLVKDKLLLPGNLNHTQSQQAWLDGRAAFIQVGTWLKNEMAATIPPGFEMKLSDYWGLGATDKAPKDVFAGAGEGLVVPSKAPNKAAAKELIRAILSKSGSAKFAELTKSLASTKGSGDGVQDSALATANELMKNAPKDLIKTKFWDFYADLDKESQNLSEELMAGRLTAQGFVDKMQAAADKIAKDPSVKKQTRDA
- a CDS encoding MurR/RpiR family transcriptional regulator, with the protein product MVDHEVDTAAGTAVVDAEAVDRRGALPTEGVLARVRAGAADLTGALRRVAEHVLSDPAGAARATIVELAERSGTSPATVTRFCRAMGFEGYADLRLGIAAETGRVRAAGWTVDIGREIQPGDPLERVLGQLMAADTRAMHDTAALLDLAEVERVAVAIAGASRVNIFGTSGSALVGEEMQFSLHRIGVAAWAWSDVHEGLASAALLGPGDVALGISHTGQTRETIEMLAEAGSHGATTVALTGFPRSPLAELADVVLVTASQATTFRPDALSARHPQLVVLDLLYIAVAQRTHDRAHAAFRRTARAVDGHKAAKGAST
- a CDS encoding N-acetylglucosamine kinase, which encodes MSDTVVVGLDVGGTSTRAAALTLTGQRLGTGRAGGGNPTSHGAERAAAEIGAALRGAVADVDPARVRAGAIGLAGAGRLHADPDGRAAFDRAWRDAGLRCPYAVHGDALVAYASGTASPDGTVLIAGTGAIAAQVRDLRLDRAADGHGWLLGDAGSGFWLGREAVRRLLADLDQGRQPGALGTRLLTELLGSDRVAARPRDTVDALVQAVTCRAPVELARLAPLVVAAAVDAEPVAVGLIGAAAGHLADSAARIRPADAVEPVVVGGGLLTADTPLATAVCAELARRWPGAPLSTAGDGAAAAAWLAARDLPEVTDPAALHALLVPPAA
- a CDS encoding carbohydrate ABC transporter permease, which encodes MRHGVARFVTGFLALPVALYLFYVVWPFAQAAGYSLTDWGGYSDRQEFVGLDNYVRLLSDELIRKAFWHNVFFLVTVPLFTIALALFLAFLLNVGGREDRAGVRGVFGSGLYKVIFFFPQVLSLVVVAVMWQQIYRSDSQGLINGVLMKIGLVDPDNPIAFTADPEPFLGVPAVLWWLLLIAVWSGAGFYMVLFSAAMQSIPRDIYEAALLDGAGPFHTFFRITLPLLRDTVSVAWVYLGFIALDMYALVFVMTPSQGGPNHASEIFASVLNFTAFQKGQFGYACAMGVALAIFTILLAALQLRITRRERIEF